Below is a window of Myxococcales bacterium DNA.
GCATCGCCCTGGCCGTCAACCCGAACGTGGACGCACTGTGAAAACTACGACCTCGATCGATCCGCGCCTGCTCGACAACGCGGCGCTCTTCCAAAATGAGTTTTTCCGCCGCTTCGCGTTGCGCCACGCCGAAAAACCGCTGCAACTCGACGATCAAGTCGCGAAGAACTATTTGTTCCCGACGCTCTACGGCGACGTGACGTGCGCGATGGCCATTTTCCCGTGCGACTACGCCGCGGCCGCCCGCCTGCTGCCGCACCCGGACGTGCGGCCCGTGCGCCTGACGCGCGGCCGGTCGCTGGTCGCGTTTTCCTGCTACGAATACAAGCAGGTGCTCGGCGTCGCGCCGTACAACGAAATCGCCATGACGATTCCGATCCTGGTGGCGCCGCGCGTCAGCGTGCCGGTGTTGCCGATGCTCTGGAACGGCTACCCGGGTTTCGGCTTCTACGTTTTTTCGATGCCGGTGACCTCGCTTGAAAACCAGATTCGCGGCCGGCGGATCTGGGGCTTGCCCAAGGTGGTGCAGGAAATCGACCTGACCGAGACAAATGGCGAATGCGTCACCACCGCCTACGAGGAAACCGGCGAACCCTATTTCACCCTGCGCGTGCCGACGGGAGGCAAGCCGACGCACTTCGACGTCAGCTCTTACCTTTATTCGCGGCTGGGTGACGACTTTCTGCAAAGCCGAACCTGTTTCAAAGCCACCTTCAACGTGAACAAATACCCGGCGGTGCTCTGGCAAAAAGGAACGCGGCTGGCCGATC
It encodes the following:
- a CDS encoding acetoacetate decarboxylase family protein; the encoded protein is MKTTTSIDPRLLDNAALFQNEFFRRFALRHAEKPLQLDDQVAKNYLFPTLYGDVTCAMAIFPCDYAAAARLLPHPDVRPVRLTRGRSLVAFSCYEYKQVLGVAPYNEIAMTIPILVAPRVSVPVLPMLWNGYPGFGFYVFSMPVTSLENQIRGRRIWGLPKVVQEIDLTETNGECVTTAYEETGEPYFTLRVPTGGKPTHFDVSSYLYSRLGDDFLQSRTCFKATFNVNKYPAVLWQKGTRLADPYLRLGDTPAGRMLRELGIEDQPLQFRFAKHLSSCFDLPEPSFRSPIRFA